Sequence from the Arvicola amphibius chromosome 3, mArvAmp1.2, whole genome shotgun sequence genome:
ATCTATAGCATGCAAAATGGAGCAGTGATGGGGTCAGGGTGTATGGATTTGGTGACAGGACAAAAATCAATATCCAAGGAAtgttttggctgtttttttttcttcacctcCAAAAAAGCCTTGCACTTTTCAAGGGCCCTGTATCCATTCTGACCTGTTTTGTAGGATGAGCCTGCACAGCGAGAGACACCTGATCTTTCCCAGGCTGAGACTGAGAAGAAGATCAAGGATTACAATAGCCAGATCAACAGCAACCTCTTCATGAGCCTGGTGAGTTGGCTGCTCAGGTGAGGAGTGTGGGGCGGAACAGAACCCAGTTTTGTGCCAGATGGCCATAGTCATAGCCAAAGTATTCTTGGTTGACTCAAGCAGTGACCTGTGCATACCTGGCCTCGCCCCAGGTGAACTCAACcctgtcctcttccttctccactaGAACTCTGTCATggtgtggcttttctttttctcttttttagaaCAAGGATGGCTCCTACACAGGCTTCATCAAGGTTCAGCTGAAACTGGCACGTCCTGTCTCAGTGCCTTCCAGCAAGAAACCACCTTCTTTACAGGACGCCCGGCGGGGCACCGGGCGGAGCACAGCTGTGAAGCGCCGCACCTCCTTTTACTTGCCTAAGGATGCTATTAAGCACTTGCATGTTCTGTCACGAACACGGGCACGTGAGGTCATTGAGGCCTTGCTGCGAAAATTCATGGTAGTGGATGATCCTCGCAAGTTCGCACTCTTTGAACGAACCGAGCGTCATGGCCAGGGTAGGTTTCCTATCCCAGCTCTTCCTGTGGAAGGGGTGTGTATCACATGCCTCTTTATTCAGAGGCTGGGGCATCTGAGCCTGTTTATAATTCTTTATCCTTTTTGCTCTGCCTGATCTCCAGTGTACTTCCGGAAACTATCAGATGATGAGCAGCCCTTGAAGCTACGACTTCTTGCAGGGCCTAGTGAGAAGACCCTGAGCTTTGTCCTGAAAGAGAATGATTCTGGGGAGGTGAATGTGAGTACATCGTCTTATTTCCTTATCACCAGACAAAGCTAGTAGGTTGTAGCTATAGTGAGGGTTTCAGgagaaactggagctacagaacAAACCCTGCACAATGTCTCCAAGAATATACAGGCCCTGGAATGAAAGTATAGGCTTCAAGGACACTGGAGCCAAGGTCTAGATCCTTAGGAAGAAGCTGAATCTGGTGGTTCATGTTTGTAATCGAGgtactagggaggctgagacaggaggattgctaggagTTTGGGGTCAGTCTGAGCCACAAAAACAAGCTAGAAGAACTGTTCTGATTCTTTGTTTCCTGGTGTGGGATTTGATTGACTCATGGTGAGCCAAGAACAAGTTCAGAGCTACACAGGTgtggctgagagatggctcagcagttaagagtgcttgctgcttttccagaggactcctGTTCTGTTTGAagcacccatgttaggtggcCCACTttcacctacaactccagctccaaaggatttGACTTCCCCCTCTGGCTTCAGAGGGTACCTGTACTTATGTGCACATAACCCTATACACACCCAgacatacacagaattaaaacaatGGGGCTGGAAAGTGGATCAGTAATTAAAAGCACTTTTTGATCATGCAGAGGATCTATGTTAGGTTCTTAGCATCCACATAGACCATGCACGCAGTGCACATATGTGCCTACAggtaaaacacttatacacataaaacaatttttatgtgtatgaacaacaaaaaaaccactctTCCAATAAGGCCTACTACTACCAGCCTGTAATCTCAACTACTTGGAATGCTGAAGCAGAAGgctcacaagttcaaagccatcctgggctacagagtaactTAAAGACCTGTCTGGGTTAACTTAttgagatactatctcaaaaagtaaaaagacttGGGGCTATATATAGTTCAATGGTAAGATGCTTAACATGTTGGATGCCCTTGGTTcatatcttagggtttctgttgctgtcctcaaacaccatgaccaaaagcaagttgggaaggaaaagatttatttggcttacacttctacatcataatcctatcattgaaggaagtcagggcaggaactcaaatagggcaagAACCTAAAGCCAAgaattgatgcagaggccattgaggtagtgctgcttactggcttgctcttcatgatttcctcagcctgctttcttttttttttttttttttttttatttatttattctgtatacaatattctgtctgtgtgtatgcttgcaggccagaagagggcaccagaccccattacagatggttgtgagccaccatgtggttgctgggaattgaactcaggacctttggaagagcaggcaatgctcttaacctctgagccatctctccagcccccctgctttcttatagaacccataatcaccagcccagggatggcaccagcCACAATGGGCTGAACCCTGCCCTGTcaattaatcactaattaagaaaatgccttaagccgggcggtggtggcgcacgcctttaatcccagcacaggaggcagaggcaggcgg
This genomic interval carries:
- the Rassf1 gene encoding ras association domain-containing protein 1 isoform X2; its protein translation is MSEAETPSFEMTWSSTTSSGYCSQEDSDSELEQYFTARTSLVRRPRRDQDEPAQRETPDLSQAETEKKIKDYNSQINSNLFMSLNKDGSYTGFIKVQLKLARPVSVPSSKKPPSLQDARRGTGRSTAVKRRTSFYLPKDAIKHLHVLSRTRAREVIEALLRKFMVVDDPRKFALFERTERHGQVYFRKLSDDEQPLKLRLLAGPSEKTLSFVLKENDSGEVNWDAFSMPELHNFLRILQREEEEHLRQILQKYSRCRQKIQEALHACPLG
- the Rassf1 gene encoding ras association domain-containing protein 1 isoform X1, with translation MSAEPELIELRELAPSGRIGPGRTRLERANALRIAPCTARNPSQQHVPGRGHRFQPAGPATHTWCDLCGDFIWGVVRKGLQCAHCKFTCHYRCRALVCLDCCGPRDLGWDPALERDTNVDEPAQRETPDLSQAETEKKIKDYNSQINSNLFMSLNKDGSYTGFIKVQLKLARPVSVPSSKKPPSLQDARRGTGRSTAVKRRTSFYLPKDAIKHLHVLSRTRAREVIEALLRKFMVVDDPRKFALFERTERHGQVYFRKLSDDEQPLKLRLLAGPSEKTLSFVLKENDSGEVNWDAFSMPELHNFLRILQREEEEHLRQILQKYSRCRQKIQEALHACPLG